The genomic region AAACATTGTATAATGATTTGCTTCGCTAATCATCAAGTTTTTATAAAATTCGGCCAGTTCTTTATCTTCTAGTTTTTCGCTTAATAATCTAAAACGTTCGCAGCTTCTTGCTTCGATTAGTCCGGCAATCAATAATCGGTGGATAAGCTGTGTCTTTCGGCTACCTCCTTTTGGGAAAAACTTTAAAAGCTGAACTACGTATTCGTCCTTACGGTCCCATCCCATCTCGATATTACGCGCTAAAATTTTATCATGAACCATTTTAAAATGTCCCATTTCTTCACGGGATAAGGCAATCATGGCGGTAACAAGTTCGGGGTATTCAGGGTAATTAACAATTAAAGAGATCGCGGTAGATGCTGCTTTTTGCTCACACCAGGCATGATCAATTAAAATTTCTTCAATATTTTTATTGGCAATATCTGCCCATCTGGGATCGGTAGGAAGTTTTAAACCAAGCATAATTATACGTCTAAATCAAAAGTTGTTCGTAATTTATCCAAAAGCGGATTTTTCTCTTTTAGCTTATTGTATTTTTCTATTGGTGTAAATACAAATTTTTTCGCCGTAGTTTCGTTAACATCAATAACCAGCGAGATGGTCGTATTTTTTAATCGGGTTTTTAGAAATCCCATTAATTTATGCTGACCTTTTTCCAGGTCGATTTTCATAGATTCTGCTGGTAATTCTAAATGAATTTCATTGTCATTTTTTAAAGTAGGAAGGTCGGTTTCTAAAATTGAAGCCAGGATTTTCTCTCCACGCTTCTTCAATCTATGAACATAATCGTCCCAGGCGGCCTGTAACTGTGTTTCAGTAAATTTTCCGGTCATTACCGTCTCACGCTCCGGGGCCTTATCCTTTACCTGAGCTTCGAGTTCTTTTTTCTTTCGAATACTAGCCAAAGACAGTCCGGATACCCGTTCTCTTTTTTCTGTTGTATTAGTAGCAGGATTTACTGATTTTGGTGTTTCGTCGCTCGATAATTCAGATTTATTTTGTTCCGGTATTTCTTTTTCTGCTTCTTCAATTTTTGGATCAGAAGTGTTGGGAACTTCATTACTAAAATATTGCTGATTGGCGGGTGTAGCTTCTGGAGCACAAGTATCGTTTTCTGTACGATTTTCGACAGAAGGTTGTTGCGCTTCTTTAGGGGGTGTTCCACTTTGCCCGTATTCATTATTTCTGATAATCGATTTTTCCTCTTTGGAGATCGATTTTGCAGGTTGTTCGAAATGAGAAGGGGGAACTATTTTAGGACTGCTGTTTTTTTTTTCTCCGTCGAAAGTGACAGAGGCTATTTGCATTAAGCAGAGTTCTACTAAGAGTCGTTGATTTCGACTGCTTTTATATTTTAAATCACATTCATTCGCCAGATCAATAGCCTGAAGCAAAAATTGCTGAGACGTTTTTTGGGACTGCTCAAAATATTTTGCTTTTGTTTGTTCACCTACTTCCAAAAGCTGGATGGTACGCTGATCTTTACACACCAATAAATCCCTAAAATGCGACGCTAAACCTGCAATAAAGTGATGTCCATCAAAGCCATTAGATAAAATGTCATTAAATAAAATCAGTAATTGCGGGATATTATTATCCAGTAACAAATCGGTTACCTGCATGTAAGTATCATAGTCCAGTACATTCAGGTTTTCAGTAACAGCTTGTCGGGTAAGGTTATTTCCGCTAAAACTTACTACCCGATCATAAATAGAAAGTGCATCACGCATTGCACCATCTGCTTTTTGAGCGATGATTTGCAAAGCATCTTCTTCGGCATTAACACCTTCCTGTTCGGCAATATATTTTAAATAATCTTTGGCATCGGTAACCGTAATTCTTTTGAAATCAAAAATTTGGCAACGCGATAGAATAGTGGGGATAATCTTATGCTTCTCGGTCGTAGCAAGGATAAAAATAGCATGTTTTGGCGGCTCTTCTAAGGTCTTAAGAAAAGCATTAAATGCCGAGGTAGATAACATATGAACCTCATCTATAATATATACTTTATAAGTGCCTACCTGTGGTGGTATTCTTACCTGATCGATAAGATTACGAATATCATCAACCGAGTTGTTAGAGGCGGCATCGAGTTCAAAAATATTAAAAGCAAAATCTTCATCTGGACTTTGAGTACCGTCCTGATTAATCATTTTGGCTAAAATACGGGCACAAGTTGTTTTTCCCACTCCACGTGGACCGGTAAATAAAAGTGCCTGCGCAAGATGATTGTGAGCAATAGCATTAGCCAAAGTATTGGTAATTGCCTGCTGCCCAACTACATCTTTAAAGGTTTGTGGCCTGTATTTACGCGCCGAAACTACAAAATGCTCCATCTAACAAGTTTGAACGACAAATATAAAAATAGCCTGCTTAACCACGAAGATGTTGACGAGTATTTATAAACAAATAGTGAACTTTATGAACGGCTTTATGAAACAAAATTTAGAAATAAGAAGATAGACTATAGAAATATGGGAATGAAGCTTATGTGGAATGCAAAGGGTTTTCTTGAAAATGAATAATCAATAAACAGACTTTAAACATTTGGCTTTCAAACTTTCCAACCTATAATTTACAACTTTCAGCTCTGAATCCACAACATAAAAAAAGAGGCTTCCCAAAACGATATCCCACCTTCCAATCAGAAAATCCCCGAAATCTTATGGTTAGGTTAGGAGCGTTAAAAGAAAGCCTCTGGTTTAAAGAAGACAGAATTTTAAATAGTCATGGAAAATAGTTTAGTATCTGGTTTTTTTCGTTGAAGCCTAAGATCGAATGCCATACAAACATTGCGAACAAAAGCTCTTCCTTTTTCTGTAATTTCAATTTTATTATGGAGGATTTTTAATAATCCGTCATCTTGCATCTCAGATAACTTTATAATTATATCCGGTAATTCTGGAAATTGCATGTTGTTGTCTTCCCAACTTGTCTCCAGTTTGCACATTAGGTTTAGAATATGCTTTCTGATAATTAAATCTTCCGGACTAAGAATATGTCCGCGATAAATAGGAAATATTCCACCCTCAATTAAATTATTGTATTCTTCTATGTTTTTAACATTTTGTCCAAAAGCATACCAGGAATCACCAATTGCTGAAACGCCCAAGCCAACCATCAACTGTGTAGTCGTTGTAGTATATCCCATAAAATTACGATGAATTGTTTTTTGCTTAAGACTTTGTGCTAATTCGTCTTGGGGAAGGGCAAAATGATCCATACCAATCTCTATATACCCCGATTCTAATAAGCGCTTTTTACCAAGTTCAAACTGGGCTCTTTTTTCTTCAGCAGTAGGGAGATCTTCATCCTTAAAACCACGTTGACCGTTACCTTTTATCCATGGCACGTGAGCATAACTATAAAAAGCAATACGCTCTGGCCTTAATTTTTTAGTAAGGTTTATAGTATTTTCTATATCAGCTGTAGTTTGAAAAGGTAATCCGAAAATGATATCGTGGCCTATAGAAGTATAACCCGCTTGTCTGGCAAGAGTGGTTACTTTTTGGACGTTTTCAAAAGGTTGTACGCGATTTATCGCTTTCTGAACTTTGAGATTATAATCCTGCACCCCATAACTAACCCTTGTAAAGCCAAGATTGGCTAATACATCAAGGTGTTTATGACTGGTATTGTTAGGATGGCCTTCAAAACTTAGCTTGGCATTAGCGCGATCCTTAGGATCTTTAAATAATCCTGCAATGAGCAGTTGTAAATTTTCCGAAGAAAAGAACGTAGGAGTACCGCCACCTATATGCAATTCTGAAATCTTTGGTGTTTCTTCAAATAAGGAAACATACAAATCCCATTCTATTAAAAGTGATTTGATATAAGGAATTTCAACAAGGTGATTTTTGGTAATCCTTTTATTGCAGCCGCAAAAGGTACACATACTTTCGCAATATGGGAGATGAATGTAGAGGCTTATACCGTTGTGCTTACTTTCTACATAACTTCTTTTTAAACATTCTTTCCACTCTTTTAATGAAAAAGAAGCATCATCCCAATATGGTACGGTTGGATAGCTTGTGTACCTTGGACCGGCTACATTATATTTATTTACCAGTATTTGCATGATTTATATGCTGTTTCCTATAATTAGTAAGGTGTTAATTAAAACACTTGCGGTAAATAAGTGAAAAACCACACTTGGTTTTTGTACAGTTAAAATCGATGCATTATGAGCGCTACAAATAGCAACACTAATAAAAACCATAAACATTTGTAATGCTGCATGGCCATGCATTAAAGTGGTCATTATTGCGATCCCTCCTAAACTTGTAGAAACGATCATGGCTAAAGCTGAATAGCCTAAGAAATTGTGACTAAATTCTTCGTTTAATTTTGCATAAAGTGTCATAATTCGAGGATTTTTAATTATACAACAAAATTATCCTAGAAGCTCGTCGTAAAATATGATAATTGTCAGTTTCGATTTTTTTTCTAAAATTTTTTAAAAGTCTTTTATTACTGAAGCTCTCTTTGAAATTCTAAGTCCTCTTATCTGCTGGTAAAAAGCATTAGGCTTTAGCTTTAAGCCACCTCACAATATAAAATGACTAAATCTTGAATATTGATTACCTTGTAACAGGTGAGTATTGAAATTTAAAAAACCTAAATTTTAAGCTAATCTTAAGGTAAGACTAAAGTCATTTTAAAGGATTAATAGCAAATTTGTACTATGAGAATTCTAATAGTAGAGGACGAAACAGGTATTTCTGGATTTCTAAAGCAGGGCTTAGAAGAAGAATCTTTTGCCGTAGATATTGCTGATAATGGCAAAAAAGGGCTAGAATTGGCGCTTACC from Zunongwangia profunda SM-A87 harbors:
- the miaE gene encoding tRNA-(ms[2]io[6]A)-hydroxylase yields the protein MLGLKLPTDPRWADIANKNIEEILIDHAWCEQKAASTAISLIVNYPEYPELVTAMIALSREEMGHFKMVHDKILARNIEMGWDRKDEYVVQLLKFFPKGGSRKTQLIHRLLIAGLIEARSCERFRLLSEKLEDKELAEFYKNLMISEANHYTMFLKFARKYGDREVVDKKWNDLLEFEGKMIQGLGNKETIHG
- a CDS encoding DNA polymerase III subunit gamma/tau; the encoded protein is MEHFVVSARKYRPQTFKDVVGQQAITNTLANAIAHNHLAQALLFTGPRGVGKTTCARILAKMINQDGTQSPDEDFAFNIFELDAASNNSVDDIRNLIDQVRIPPQVGTYKVYIIDEVHMLSTSAFNAFLKTLEEPPKHAIFILATTEKHKIIPTILSRCQIFDFKRITVTDAKDYLKYIAEQEGVNAEEDALQIIAQKADGAMRDALSIYDRVVSFSGNNLTRQAVTENLNVLDYDTYMQVTDLLLDNNIPQLLILFNDILSNGFDGHHFIAGLASHFRDLLVCKDQRTIQLLEVGEQTKAKYFEQSQKTSQQFLLQAIDLANECDLKYKSSRNQRLLVELCLMQIASVTFDGEKKNSSPKIVPPSHFEQPAKSISKEEKSIIRNNEYGQSGTPPKEAQQPSVENRTENDTCAPEATPANQQYFSNEVPNTSDPKIEEAEKEIPEQNKSELSSDETPKSVNPATNTTEKRERVSGLSLASIRKKKELEAQVKDKAPERETVMTGKFTETQLQAAWDDYVHRLKKRGEKILASILETDLPTLKNDNEIHLELPAESMKIDLEKGQHKLMGFLKTRLKNTTISLVIDVNETTAKKFVFTPIEKYNKLKEKNPLLDKLRTTFDLDV
- the hemN gene encoding oxygen-independent coproporphyrinogen III oxidase, whose product is MQILVNKYNVAGPRYTSYPTVPYWDDASFSLKEWKECLKRSYVESKHNGISLYIHLPYCESMCTFCGCNKRITKNHLVEIPYIKSLLIEWDLYVSLFEETPKISELHIGGGTPTFFSSENLQLLIAGLFKDPKDRANAKLSFEGHPNNTSHKHLDVLANLGFTRVSYGVQDYNLKVQKAINRVQPFENVQKVTTLARQAGYTSIGHDIIFGLPFQTTADIENTINLTKKLRPERIAFYSYAHVPWIKGNGQRGFKDEDLPTAEEKRAQFELGKKRLLESGYIEIGMDHFALPQDELAQSLKQKTIHRNFMGYTTTTTQLMVGLGVSAIGDSWYAFGQNVKNIEEYNNLIEGGIFPIYRGHILSPEDLIIRKHILNLMCKLETSWEDNNMQFPELPDIIIKLSEMQDDGLLKILHNKIEITEKGRAFVRNVCMAFDLRLQRKKPDTKLFSMTI